AATGGTAAAAGAATATGGAATGGAAAATGATCTTTTAGAGAGAGTTGTAAAAGATTCTTTCTTTAAAATGACTAAAGAAGAGATACTATCCCTTGTTGATGCTAAAAAATTTATAGGAAGAGCACCAGGGCAAGTAATAGACTTTATAGAATACAAGATAAAGCCTCTTTTAGAAAAGAACAAAGAATTTTTAGGAGAAGAAGCCGAAATAAATGTTTAAATCATATTTAAATGGCTATTTTGAGTAAATGATTTAAAAGCTGTTGGTAACTATAAAATAAAGCCTTCATATTCTGATAGTATAATGCATTTAGAATTATGGAGGTATTATAATGAAAAGAAGAGGAAATAATATAGATGATTTAATGCAGCTAGCTTTATATATGATACCTAAATATATGAAAAGAATTGATAGGTACAATAGAAGACATTATAAGGACTTGGGGCGTGATAAAGAGTATTATGAAGAGCAGCATATGGACAATAAAGAACTTATTGAGTTTATAGAAAAAAATATTCTTAAAGAAGAAGGTATTTTAACGAGGAAAAAAGATAGGGATAAACCTAAAAAATTAGAAAATGAAAAGGCAGAGAATCTGTTAGAGAGCAGTATAGTTAAAAAAGTAAAAGACAAAGCGGAAAAAAAGCTTGATGACTTTGACAAAAAAGAGTCTGATTCTATAGATATTGATAAGGAGAAGGAAGTACAGGATAAAAAAATATCTAAGGATGGGAATAAAAAAGAAGGAGAAAATAAGGGGCAAATTCCTAAGGTAAATGAAAAGGGTAATAATGATGAAAAACAGGAACCTGATGAAAATAAAGTTTCTGATGAAAGTAAAGTTCCTGATGAGGAAGAGAAAAAACAGATAATAAAATCAGATGGAATTGTTAAAAAAAGATACAGTATATTATCTAGCAGTAAGCATTGTATTACGTGCAATAGGGGTATATCAAATTTAATGAATAAATTAATTGGGGAAAAATTAGATGTATGTGTTAAGGATGATAAAATGAGTATACTTAATGAAGTAAATTTGATACATTCAGATGAAGTGCTAATTAAACTTACCAATAAATTAGAAGAAAAAATTATAATACCTATGAAAAATGTAGTTGGGATACAATCAAACAAACTTTCTTCTTTGGATAAATCTTTAAAGGAAGTGCCAAAGGGCTATTATTGTACATTTGAAAAAAGTATGGAAGAGTATTTTAATTCTCTTATTGGCAAAAAGGTAATAATACAAACCTCAGGACAGGGGAAATTTGCATATATATATAATAAAACTATTACTGAAGTGGGATTAGGGTTCATAGTGATAGATAATGATATGATGGTGACATTTTCAAGTATAGTACTTATAAGGGAACTGAAAGATACTCAGAGCAGGGAATTATCGGGTGATTCCTAGATTCAAGGTTGGGTAAGTTCTTCCTATATTCAGTATATGAATTTAGGAAGAACTTAATAATTAAAAAATTATTTTTAATTAAAATGAAATTTTAATTATCCCCACTTTCAAGCTTTAATTTTTTAATTCCATATTCTATTCTTTTTAAAGATTCATCTTTTCCTATAATATCTGCAATTTCAAAAGCACCCCCTGGGGTGGATTTTTTACCTGATAGGGCAATTCTTACAGGCCACAGTACTATTCCATTTTTAACCTGAAGTTCTGATATTAAATCCATACAGCATTTTTCTATATTTTCCAAAGTCCATGGAGAAAGTTCTTTAAACTTCGGGAGAATTTTTTCAAGAGTGAAAAGTGAATTTTCAAGGTTTGTTTTCATCTTTTTGTGTATATATATTTCTGTGGAGTATTCTGGCAGTTCGTTGAAGAAATCTAACATGTCAGGTATTTCACTTAATATTTCAACTCTTATTTTAAGTAATTCACTTATCTTTAAAAAATCCAAATTCTTTGAAATTACTTTTTTATAATATGGAAGAGCCATCTTATTGAATTCTTCTAGTGGTAATTTCTTCATATATTCTCCATTCATCCATTTAAGTTTTACATTATCAAAGATAGCTGGAGATTTGTTTATATTTTTATAGTTAAACAGCTCTACCAGTTCATCTAGGTCAAATATTTCCTTTTCATTTCCAGGATTCCATCCCAGGAGAGCTATATAATTAAGTACAGCCTCCTTTAAATATCCCTTTTCTATTAAATCCTGAAAAGAGGCATCTCCATTTCTTTTGCTGAGTTTTTGATGGGCATCTTTCATTATTGGAGGACAATGGATGTATATAGGAACTTCCCAGCCAAAGGCATCATAGAGTCTGTTATATTTTGGAGCAGAAGATAAATACTCGCTGCCCCTGACCACATGTGTAATTCCCATAAGGTGATCATCTACTACATTTGCAAAGTTGTATGTAGGGTAGCCGTCGGATTTTATAAGTATCATATCATCTAATTCTGAATTGTCCACAGAAATGTCTCCATAGATTTCATCATGAAAAGTTGTAAATCCACTCTCAGGATTGTTTTGTCTTATAACATAAGGTATGTTTGATGCAAGCTTTTCATTTATTTCTTCCTTTGAAAGTTTGAGACAGTGCTTATCATATTTATAAAATTCCTTTTCTTCATCATCCTTGTTTTTCAGGCTGTCCATACGTTCTTTGGTGCAAAAACAATAATAAGCTTTTCCCTTATCTATAAGTTCTTTGGCATATTCTAAATATATATCAGTTCTCTGGCTCTGTATGTAAGGACCTACGGGACCACCTATATCAGGACCTTCATCATGCTTGAGTCCTGTAATTTCTAGCGTGTGGTAAATTATATCCAGTGCACCTTCTACAAATCTTTCCTGATCTGTATCTTCAATTCTCAGTATAAAATCTCCTCCATCATGTTTGGCTATTAAATATGTATACAGTGCAGTTCTTAAATTTCCAACGTGCATGTATCCAGTTGGGCTTGGTGCAAATCTTGTTCTGACTTTAGTCATTTTTTCTCACTCCCATTTATTTTAAAGTAAAAACCTCTCATCCTTTTTAGACGAAAGGCTACCAATTTGCTATTACCTTTAAATGATATAATAATAGAAATATTGTGTCAAGGAAGTTTTGTATGCGAATAATTATAAAAAAGAGAAAAATAGATTAAATAAACGCAATAAAGAACATACGTAAGAAAAATTAAGTATATCATAATATAGGGGGACAAAAATAAATTTGACATATATATATGCTATTGATATAAATAATATAGCATATATATTATTTATATCACATATATCTTTGAATAATAAAGCTAATGTATATAATAGGCTTTTATATAATTTATAAAATATTTTATAGGGGGAAAAATAATGTCTATGAAAGTTGCGATTAATGGTTTTGGAAGAATAGGAAGGTTATTTTTAAGAATTGCTCAGGAAAGATTGCGTGAAGAAGTAGAAATTGTAGCAATTAATGCAAGAGCAGATAATGAAACCCTTGCACATCTTTTTAAATATGACTCTTGTTACGGAAAATTCCAAGGCACTGTGAAAGCCACAGAAGACTCAATAATTATAAATGATTCTGAAATAAAAATATTTAGAGAAAGTGAACCAGAGAATTTGCCTTGGGGTGAATTAAATGTAGATATTGTAGTAGAATCCACAGGGAAATTTAAAGATAGAAAAAATTTATACAAGCATATAGAAGCTGGTGCAAAAAAAGTTATAATTACAGCCCCTGCTAAAGAGGAAGATATAACTATAGTTATGGGTGTAAATGAAGGAAAATTTGATGTGAATTCCCATAATATTATTTCAAATGCATCTTGTACAACTAATTGTCTGGCACCATTTGCCAAGGTGCTGGATGAAAATTTTGGTATTGTAAAGGGACTTATGACTACAATTCATGCCTATA
This window of the Clostridium kluyveri DSM 555 genome carries:
- the gltX gene encoding glutamate--tRNA ligase translates to MTKVRTRFAPSPTGYMHVGNLRTALYTYLIAKHDGGDFILRIEDTDQERFVEGALDIIYHTLEITGLKHDEGPDIGGPVGPYIQSQRTDIYLEYAKELIDKGKAYYCFCTKERMDSLKNKDDEEKEFYKYDKHCLKLSKEEINEKLASNIPYVIRQNNPESGFTTFHDEIYGDISVDNSELDDMILIKSDGYPTYNFANVVDDHLMGITHVVRGSEYLSSAPKYNRLYDAFGWEVPIYIHCPPIMKDAHQKLSKRNGDASFQDLIEKGYLKEAVLNYIALLGWNPGNEKEIFDLDELVELFNYKNINKSPAIFDNVKLKWMNGEYMKKLPLEEFNKMALPYYKKVISKNLDFLKISELLKIRVEILSEIPDMLDFFNELPEYSTEIYIHKKMKTNLENSLFTLEKILPKFKELSPWTLENIEKCCMDLISELQVKNGIVLWPVRIALSGKKSTPGGAFEIADIIGKDESLKRIEYGIKKLKLESGDN
- the gap gene encoding type I glyceraldehyde-3-phosphate dehydrogenase, which encodes MSMKVAINGFGRIGRLFLRIAQERLREEVEIVAINARADNETLAHLFKYDSCYGKFQGTVKATEDSIIINDSEIKIFRESEPENLPWGELNVDIVVESTGKFKDRKNLYKHIEAGAKKVIITAPAKEEDITIVMGVNEGKFDVNSHNIISNASCTTNCLAPFAKVLDENFGIVKGLMTTIHAYTGDQRLVDKSHKDLRRARAAGESIIPTTTGAAKAVAKVLPNLEGKLNGFALRVPTVTVSITDLVCELSKPATVEEINKAFKRAAQGPLEGILGYSEEPLVSIDYKGDNRSSIVDGLSTLIMGDNMVKVVSWYDNEWAYSCRTVDLVNYISLQMEENHEQPDKIVVNKA